Proteins from a genomic interval of Capsicum annuum cultivar UCD-10X-F1 chromosome 4, UCD10Xv1.1, whole genome shotgun sequence:
- the LOC107868177 gene encoding uncharacterized protein LOC107868177 isoform X2, whose protein sequence is MVLPTQTLVDSPSVVQRGCSLVLENREIIAVQVEVWKGVTIGTCFYSRQQRQGKGTSLGVGREHAMAMRAKAQAAGHGAAPGRGVVPPVRR, encoded by the exons ATGGTCCTCCCAACACAAACTTTAGTCGATTCTCCATCAGTGGTCCAACGTGGTTGTAGTTTGGTGCTTGAAAATCGAGAAATTATTGCGGTTCAAGTTGAg GTTTGGAAGGGTGTCACAATTGGAACATGTTTTTATTCGAGGCAGCAAAGACAG GGCAAAGGCACATCACTTGGTGTTGGACGTGAACATGCTATGGCCATGCGAGCCAAA GCACAGGCTGCCGGTCATGGAGCAGCACCTGGTCGAGGTGTTGTGCCTCCAGTAAGAAGATAA